The Tenebrio molitor chromosome 3, icTenMoli1.1, whole genome shotgun sequence genome contains a region encoding:
- the LOC138126495 gene encoding uncharacterized protein, which translates to MFARNLVLVLIISGIIAEDAVKSDRSDSKKSLSRDCDKSYSPICLKLDIVSWVDKLNEEENYSVLPGVSVVRETASARSNTADIVAELARDFPNDPDARLDAFLVKKVSSYLNSHSVRLNLWNTNNEVQARGGGGGGGGGGGGGKKGGGGGGLEYILAGGAMMKGTLMALAFGGLAAIAGKALMTGLISLLLSAIIGLKSLTHHGHKSTTYEVISKPIYTHANTHSVSHEEHGGGGGHYGHSSYGRSFDVPLPLGLQEDYKPPQ; encoded by the coding sequence ATGTTCGCCAGGAACTTGGttcttgttttaataataagtGGAATAATAGCCGAAGACGCGGTAAAAAGTGATCGAAGTGACTCAAAGAAATCTCTTTCTAGAGATTGCGACAAATCTTACTCTCCCATATGCCTCAAATTGGATATAGTGTCCTGGGTGGACAAACTCAACGAAGAAGAAAACTACAGTGTCCTCCCGGGTGTTTCCGTAGTGCGCGAAACTGCTAGTGCTAGATCAAACACCGCTGACATCGTCGCAGAATTAGCTCGAGACTTCCCCAACGATCCCGACGCTCGCCTGGATGCATTCCTCGTAAAAAAAGTCTCCAGTTACTTGAACAGCCACTCCGTCAGACTTAACTTGTGGAACACCAACAATGAAGTTCAGGCTAGAGGTGGCGGAGGAGGTGGAGGcggcggtggcggcggcggcaaGAAAGGAGGAGGCGGCGGTGGATTAGAATACATTCTTGCTGGGGGCGCCATGATGAAAGGTACGCTGATGGCTTTGGCTTTTGGAGGATTGGCTGCCATCGCCGGCAAGGCTCTCATGACAGGACTTATCTCGCTGTTACTGTCGGCCATCATCGGCTTAAAAAGTTTAACCCATCACGGTCATAAATCTACAACTTACGAAGTTATATCAAAACCGATCTATACGCATGCCAATACGCATTCTGTCTCTCATGAAGAGCATGGAGGAGGAGGAGGACACTACGGTCATTCTTCCTATGGAAGAAGCTTTGATGTACCGCTGCCTCTTGGTTTACAAGAAGATTACAAACCCCCACAATAA
- the LOC138126631 gene encoding uncharacterized protein gives MSNTLTLLFTVFLLKSALTSENAAKSSDRSDLKKSLARDCATSYTSTCLKLDIVSWVDKLNEEDNYNVLPGVSVVRENGTHPNTADIVAELARDFPNDPDARLDAFLMKKVTGYLNSHSIKLNLFDANSAVSARKGGGGGGGGGGKKGDGGMGAILAAGAMMKGTLFALALGGLAALAGKALMTALISLMLSAIIGLKSLTHGGSKSTTYEVIAKPIYTHSNTHSTSHEEHGGHYGHSSYGRSFDVPLPLGLQSGYKLTL, from the coding sequence ATGTCTAACACCCTGACGTTGCTCTTTAcggtttttcttttaaaatcggCCTTGACCAGCGAAAACGCTGCGAAATCAAGTGATAGAAgtgatttgaaaaaatctttaGCAAGAGACTGTGCTACGTCCTATACGTCCACTTGCCTCAAATTAGATATAGTGTCGTGGGTTGACAAATTGAACGAGGAGGACAATTATAATGTTCTTCCTGGGGTGTCCGTTGTGCGGGAAAACGGAACTCATCCAAATACCGCAGACATCGTCGCCGAACTCGCAAGAGACTTCCCTAACGATCCAGACGCTCGCCTCGACGCTTTCCTTATGAAAAAAGTCACTGGATATCTCAACAGCCATTCCATCAAACTAAACCTGTTTGATGCCAATTCAGCAGTTTCAGCAAGAAAAGGTGGCGgaggtggcggcggcggcggcggcaaaAAAGGAGACGGGGGAATGGGCGCTATACTGGCTGCCGGAGCTATGATGAAGGGTACTTTGTTCGCGTTAGCATTGGGAGGTCTGGCTGCTCTTGCTGGCAAAGCTCTGATGACAGCACTGATCTCGCTGATGCTGTCCGCCATCATTGGACTCAAATCTCTAACCCATGGAGGCAGCAAATCGACAACTTACGAGGTGATAGCGAAACCGATCTATACACATTCCAACACACATTCGACCTCGCATGAAGAACACGGAGGACATTACGGTCACTCTTCCTACGGGAGAAGCTTTGACGTCCCATTACCGTTGGGATTACAATCCGGATACAAGCTCACGTTGTAA
- the LOC138125942 gene encoding ras-related protein M-Ras-like, translating into MTRPPNEQTPTVKLVVVGDGGVGKSAITIQFFQRLFVTDYDPTIEDSYLQHVEVDGQCCILDVLDTAGQEEFSAMREQYMRKGDGFLLVYSVTDKNSYENIINFHTQILRVKDRDTYPMLLVANKVDLVHLRKITEEQGRELAHKLGIPYIETSAKDPPVNIDATFHEVVRIIRNQPQPDNEKQRKRKLGKCVII; encoded by the exons ATGACACGCCCCCCAAATGAACAAACCCCGACCGTCAAACTTGTGGTCGTTGGTGATGGTGGCGTTGGCAAAAGTGcgataacaattcaattttttcaaagattaTTTGTCACAGACTATGACCCAACCATTGAAGATAGTTACCTACAACATGTAGAAGTTGATGgacaatgttgtattttaGATG ttctcGACACAGCTGGTCAGGAGGAATTCAGTGCGATGCGGGAGCAATACATGCGTAAAGGTGATGGTTTTCTACTAGTTTATTCTGTCACTGATAAAAACAGTTatgaaaatattataaattttcacaCACAAATTCTCAGAGTGAAAGATAGGGATACTTATCCTATGCTACTCGTTGCTAATAAAGTTGATCTTGTTCACCTCCGCAAAATTACTGAAGAACAAGGTCGCGAACTTGCTCATAAATTGGGAATTCCATATATTGAAACTAGTGCTAAAGATCCACCAGTTAATATTGATGCAACTTTTCATGAg GTTGTACGGATTATTCGAAATCAACCTCAACCTGACaatgaaaaacaaagaaaGAGGAAACTTGGAAAATGTGTCATTATTTAg
- the LOC138125940 gene encoding uncharacterized protein isoform X2: MMMYGGYQDLRGSCSELWAFHFETESWHLLSTSSAKTNNFDFFPPPRHKHSAVIHDDAMWIYGGMTDLQERSDLWKWDTVSKTWNIIKTKIGPGPLHSHAICKLPSSMLIFGGERNGHPTNELWKFNFNGESWERITISGTKPQPRSESVAFSISELSLNESSNSPESKAIRLRSRTCISADRNSRHSSYLPNNRVAPCEKTYIFQPSQSNYTDGSDLTQQHFEEKTTKGFLQEISKISQLSRLNSKCSYTVLTGCTTDSTESLLKQHANPQHPDEIATPSRGTMVKSKSAYVIKKKCQTETDDYTKKRIETNNKITREPISVPNFSILTLPTPLLTPVEATKLVYLDTDDESDILSGGHSGDNFQVTKTTNLSVCENFKPPKRGESYSSHLGYADNPLYQHMMKLNSSSEQENVSSTSDYASIETMNRLSSASNYSVKTNTPQEENQKNKEKDGPFGFCNPNYMGPDIKSLLNNGEKKHIAKLLTHEDSGGIHCSEEDILELQDYNGVIDKNTKVFYKNRSHNHPSNILSLEDYVQRPKESKRRAHSAGRAERNRKEKTPVERDFDRLAEHYVPLHVYVIGGKEHGQVTVFQRPISIWKLKLF, translated from the exons ATGATGATGTACGGTGGTTATCAGGATCTACGTGGTTCCTGCAGCGAATTGTGGGCTTTTCATTTCG AAACCGAGTCTTGGCACTTGCTTTCAACTTCCTCTgcaaaaacaaacaactttgatttttttcctcCACCGCGTCATAAACATTCGGCAGTTATTCATGACGATGCAATGTGGATATACGGTGGCATGACTGATTTGCAAGAACGAAGCGATTTGTGGAAGTGGGATACGGTGTCTAAAACATggaacataataaaaacaaagatCGGTCCGGGTCCTTTGCACAGCCACGCAATTTGCAAACTTCCGTCGTCGATGCTTATTTTCGGTGGTGAAAGGAATGGACATCCGACAAATGAattatggaaattcaatttca ACGGAGAGTCTTGGGAAAGAATCACTATATCGGGCACGAAACCACAACCACGTTCAGAAAGCGTTGCATTTTCCATATCCGAACTTTCGCTTAACGAGTCTTCGAATTCTCCCGAGAGTAAAGCGATCAGATTGCGTTCTAGGACATGTATCTCAGCCGATCGTAACAGCCGCCATTCCTCTTATCTTCCAAACAATCGAGTCGCTCCATGTGAAAAAACGTACATATTCCAACCTTCCCAAAGCAATTACACAGACGGCAGTGATTTAACACAACAACATTTCGAAGAGAAAACAACCAAAGGCTTTCTccaagaaatttcaaaaatctctCAGTTATCCAGGTTGAACAGCAAATGTAGTTATACTGTCCTAACTGGTTGCACAACTGACAGTACAGAAAGTTTGTTGAAGCAACACGCCAATCCACAACATCCCGACGAAATTGCCACTCCGTCGAGAGGCACCATGGTTAAATCAAAGTCGGCGTAcgtaattaagaaaaaatgtcaaaccgAAACAGATGACTATACGAAAAAACGCATCGAAACGAATAACAAAATAACTCGTGAACCGATTTCGGTGccaaatttttccattttaacgTTGCCAACTCCGTTGCTAACACCTGTAGAAGCAACTAAATTGGTTTATTTAGATACAGACGACGAAAGCGATATACTAAGCGGTGGCCATTCAGGTGACAACTTTCAAGTTACGAAAACCACCAACTTAAGTGTTTGCGAAAATTTTAAGCCACCAAAACGAGGTGAGAGTTACAGTTCACATCTAGGTTACGCCGATAATCCTCTCTATCAACATATGATGAAGCTAAACAGCAGTTCCGAACAGGAAAACGTGTCGTCGACATCGGACTATGCCAGTATCGAAACAATGAATCGGTTATCGTCGGCAAGCAATTATAGCGTAAAAACTAATACACCGCAAgaagaaaaccaaaagaacAAAGAAAAAGATGGTCCgtttggtttttgtaatccgAACTATATGGGTCCAGATATTAAGTCGTTACTCAATAACGGCGAGAAAAAGCATATTGCAAAATTGTTAACACACGAAGACTCAGGAGGGATTCATTGCTCCGAAGAGGATATATTAGAACTTCAAGATTACAACGGAGTTATCGACAAGAATACCAAagttttttacaaaaaccggTCACATAATCATCCatcaaatattttatctttagAAGATTATGTACAGCGTCCGAAAGAATCCAAGAGAAGAGCTCACAGTGCTGGAAGAGCAGAACGtaacagaaaagaaaaaactccAGTTGAACGGGATTTCGACCGGCTCGCAGAGCATTATGTTCCTTTGCACGTGTACGTCATTGGTGGAAAAGAACACGGTCAAGTTACAGTCTTTCAAAGACCCATTTCtatatggaaattaaaactTTTCTAA
- the LOC138125940 gene encoding uncharacterized protein isoform X1: MWSAVAPIDIESPAPSARSKHSATVVGENVYLLGGRNGNLPTRDFWKYNLTTGKWQLLKPSGEKLPSLQEHSAVAYKDHIYVFGGEVGFSAGTETPLWCYNIKNNNWRKIRTKKGVATPRGRRGHTALIYRGTMMMYGGYQDLRGSCSELWAFHFETESWHLLSTSSAKTNNFDFFPPPRHKHSAVIHDDAMWIYGGMTDLQERSDLWKWDTVSKTWNIIKTKIGPGPLHSHAICKLPSSMLIFGGERNGHPTNELWKFNFNGESWERITISGTKPQPRSESVAFSISELSLNESSNSPESKAIRLRSRTCISADRNSRHSSYLPNNRVAPCEKTYIFQPSQSNYTDGSDLTQQHFEEKTTKGFLQEISKISQLSRLNSKCSYTVLTGCTTDSTESLLKQHANPQHPDEIATPSRGTMVKSKSAYVIKKKCQTETDDYTKKRIETNNKITREPISVPNFSILTLPTPLLTPVEATKLVYLDTDDESDILSGGHSGDNFQVTKTTNLSVCENFKPPKRGESYSSHLGYADNPLYQHMMKLNSSSEQENVSSTSDYASIETMNRLSSASNYSVKTNTPQEENQKNKEKDGPFGFCNPNYMGPDIKSLLNNGEKKHIAKLLTHEDSGGIHCSEEDILELQDYNGVIDKNTKVFYKNRSHNHPSNILSLEDYVQRPKESKRRAHSAGRAERNRKEKTPVERDFDRLAEHYVPLHVYVIGGKEHGQVTVFQRPISIWKLKLF, encoded by the exons ATGTGGAGTGCAGTAGCACCAATTGATATTGAAAGTCCCGCACCATCAGCTCGATCAAAGCATAGCGCCACCGTTGTAGGGGAGAACGTTTATTTGCTAGGAGGTCGCAATGGAAATTTACCAACGAGGGATTTTTGGAAATACAATCTAA CAACAGGAAAATGGCAGTTGTTAAAACCTAGCGGCGAAAAACTTCCATCATTACAAGAACATTCAGCAGTTGCGTATAAAGATCACATATATGTTTTCGGCGGAGAAGTAGGCTTCTCTGCTGGCACAGAAACACCTCTATGgtgttataacataaaaaataataactggAGGAAAATACGTACAAAGAAAG GTGTTGCGACTCCTCGAGGCCGCAGAGGACACACAGCGTTGATCTATCGGGGAACCATGATGATGTACGGTGGTTATCAGGATCTACGTGGTTCCTGCAGCGAATTGTGGGCTTTTCATTTCG AAACCGAGTCTTGGCACTTGCTTTCAACTTCCTCTgcaaaaacaaacaactttgatttttttcctcCACCGCGTCATAAACATTCGGCAGTTATTCATGACGATGCAATGTGGATATACGGTGGCATGACTGATTTGCAAGAACGAAGCGATTTGTGGAAGTGGGATACGGTGTCTAAAACATggaacataataaaaacaaagatCGGTCCGGGTCCTTTGCACAGCCACGCAATTTGCAAACTTCCGTCGTCGATGCTTATTTTCGGTGGTGAAAGGAATGGACATCCGACAAATGAattatggaaattcaatttca ACGGAGAGTCTTGGGAAAGAATCACTATATCGGGCACGAAACCACAACCACGTTCAGAAAGCGTTGCATTTTCCATATCCGAACTTTCGCTTAACGAGTCTTCGAATTCTCCCGAGAGTAAAGCGATCAGATTGCGTTCTAGGACATGTATCTCAGCCGATCGTAACAGCCGCCATTCCTCTTATCTTCCAAACAATCGAGTCGCTCCATGTGAAAAAACGTACATATTCCAACCTTCCCAAAGCAATTACACAGACGGCAGTGATTTAACACAACAACATTTCGAAGAGAAAACAACCAAAGGCTTTCTccaagaaatttcaaaaatctctCAGTTATCCAGGTTGAACAGCAAATGTAGTTATACTGTCCTAACTGGTTGCACAACTGACAGTACAGAAAGTTTGTTGAAGCAACACGCCAATCCACAACATCCCGACGAAATTGCCACTCCGTCGAGAGGCACCATGGTTAAATCAAAGTCGGCGTAcgtaattaagaaaaaatgtcaaaccgAAACAGATGACTATACGAAAAAACGCATCGAAACGAATAACAAAATAACTCGTGAACCGATTTCGGTGccaaatttttccattttaacgTTGCCAACTCCGTTGCTAACACCTGTAGAAGCAACTAAATTGGTTTATTTAGATACAGACGACGAAAGCGATATACTAAGCGGTGGCCATTCAGGTGACAACTTTCAAGTTACGAAAACCACCAACTTAAGTGTTTGCGAAAATTTTAAGCCACCAAAACGAGGTGAGAGTTACAGTTCACATCTAGGTTACGCCGATAATCCTCTCTATCAACATATGATGAAGCTAAACAGCAGTTCCGAACAGGAAAACGTGTCGTCGACATCGGACTATGCCAGTATCGAAACAATGAATCGGTTATCGTCGGCAAGCAATTATAGCGTAAAAACTAATACACCGCAAgaagaaaaccaaaagaacAAAGAAAAAGATGGTCCgtttggtttttgtaatccgAACTATATGGGTCCAGATATTAAGTCGTTACTCAATAACGGCGAGAAAAAGCATATTGCAAAATTGTTAACACACGAAGACTCAGGAGGGATTCATTGCTCCGAAGAGGATATATTAGAACTTCAAGATTACAACGGAGTTATCGACAAGAATACCAAagttttttacaaaaaccggTCACATAATCATCCatcaaatattttatctttagAAGATTATGTACAGCGTCCGAAAGAATCCAAGAGAAGAGCTCACAGTGCTGGAAGAGCAGAACGtaacagaaaagaaaaaactccAGTTGAACGGGATTTCGACCGGCTCGCAGAGCATTATGTTCCTTTGCACGTGTACGTCATTGGTGGAAAAGAACACGGTCAAGTTACAGTCTTTCAAAGACCCATTTCtatatggaaattaaaactTTTCTAA